A genomic segment from Dietzia psychralcaliphila encodes:
- the istA gene encoding IS21 family transposase, with the protein MIAVEQWAEIRRLHNSEGVPIKEISRRLGIARNTVRSALASSEPPKYKRAPKGSLADAFEPDIRKLLAEYPTMPATVIAERIEWPHSMTVLKDRVRAIRPEYRGVDPADRIEHKPGDTTQCDLWFPKTPIPLGAGQSAQMPVLVMTLAFSRYISATMIPSRMAGDILAGMWLLLGQLGAVSHRLWWDRESAIATSAGKPTVDAAAFAGTLSSKLVIAPPRDPEFKGMVERHNGYLGQSFMAGRTFAGPADFNDQLTEWLATANTRTVRVLGSRPVDALVEDRARMLALPPVAPTTGLRTTVRLARDYYVRIDSVDYSVDPRVIGRLVEVVASLHTVTVTCAGAVVAEHRRSWSRRGTVTSPEHVDLAKQLRVDYWQRVREQPPMSSFTDPVVRSLRDYDDLYDVDFAGNAAVDSEVSA; encoded by the coding sequence GTGATTGCAGTGGAGCAGTGGGCCGAGATACGCCGGTTGCATAACAGCGAGGGCGTGCCGATCAAGGAGATTTCGAGAAGGCTGGGGATCGCGAGGAACACGGTGCGCTCGGCGCTCGCCTCGTCCGAGCCGCCGAAGTACAAGCGAGCTCCGAAGGGATCGCTGGCTGATGCGTTCGAGCCGGACATCCGGAAGTTGCTGGCGGAGTATCCGACGATGCCGGCCACGGTGATCGCCGAGCGGATCGAGTGGCCGCACTCGATGACCGTGCTCAAGGACCGCGTGCGAGCGATCCGCCCCGAGTATCGCGGGGTCGATCCGGCGGACCGTATCGAGCACAAGCCCGGCGATACGACGCAGTGCGATCTGTGGTTCCCGAAGACGCCGATTCCGCTGGGCGCAGGTCAGAGCGCTCAGATGCCGGTGTTGGTGATGACGCTGGCGTTCTCGCGGTACATCTCCGCGACGATGATTCCCTCCCGGATGGCCGGGGACATCCTGGCGGGGATGTGGTTGCTGCTGGGCCAGCTCGGGGCTGTATCCCATCGCCTGTGGTGGGATCGGGAGTCGGCGATCGCTACCTCGGCGGGCAAGCCGACGGTCGATGCCGCCGCGTTCGCGGGGACGCTGTCGTCGAAGCTGGTGATCGCCCCGCCGCGGGACCCGGAGTTCAAGGGCATGGTGGAGCGCCACAACGGCTACCTCGGCCAGTCGTTCATGGCCGGCCGGACCTTCGCGGGCCCCGCGGACTTCAATGACCAGCTCACCGAGTGGCTGGCGACGGCCAACACGCGCACCGTGCGCGTGTTGGGATCGAGGCCGGTAGACGCGTTGGTCGAGGACCGGGCGCGGATGCTCGCCCTTCCGCCGGTCGCACCGACCACGGGCCTGCGCACGACGGTGAGGTTGGCGCGGGACTACTACGTCCGTATCGACTCGGTGGACTACTCGGTCGACCCCCGCGTGATCGGGCGCCTGGTCGAGGTCGTCGCCAGCCTGCATACGGTGACGGTGACCTGCGCGGGGGCCGTGGTGGCCGAGCATCGCCGCAGCTGGTCCCGCCGCGGGACGGTGACTAGCCCAGAGCATGTGGACCTGGCCAAGCAGCTGCGCGTGGACTACTGGCAGCGGGTCCGGGAGCAACCGCCGATGAGTTCGTTCACTGATCCGGTGGTGCGCTCGCTGCGCGACTACGACGACCTCTACGACGTCGACTTCGCTGGCAACGCAGCAGTGGATTCGGAGGTGTCGGCATGA
- the istB gene encoding IS21-like element helper ATPase IstB, whose product MSEDASSQVAYAARVLKTPTISGVFSDLADTARRQGWTYEEYLAAVLGRQVADREASGIQVRTRAAHFPQVKTLEDFNVDHQPTLRKDVLAHLATSTYIGKADNVVLLGPPGVGKTHLAIALGYKAIAAGYAVQFDTAVGWLARLQAAHAENRLEAELRKLRRYKLLIIDEVGYIPFDSDAANLFFQLVAHRYEQGSILVTSNMPFGRWGEIFADDIVAAAMIDRLVHHAEVLTLGGQSYRTKARRDLMTAQTNNQRGQNSPVT is encoded by the coding sequence ATGAGCGAAGACGCCTCTTCCCAGGTCGCCTACGCCGCCCGGGTGCTCAAGACCCCGACCATCTCGGGCGTGTTCTCCGACCTCGCCGATACCGCCCGTAGGCAGGGCTGGACCTACGAGGAGTACCTGGCTGCCGTCTTGGGTCGGCAGGTCGCCGACCGAGAGGCCTCCGGCATCCAGGTCCGTACTCGTGCGGCGCACTTTCCGCAGGTCAAGACGCTCGAGGACTTCAATGTCGACCATCAGCCCACCTTGCGCAAGGACGTGCTCGCGCACTTGGCGACGAGCACCTACATCGGCAAGGCCGACAACGTAGTCCTGCTCGGGCCGCCCGGAGTGGGTAAGACCCACCTGGCGATCGCCCTCGGATACAAGGCGATCGCCGCCGGCTACGCCGTGCAGTTCGATACGGCGGTCGGTTGGCTTGCCAGGCTGCAGGCCGCGCATGCCGAGAACCGCCTAGAGGCCGAGCTGCGGAAGCTGCGCCGCTACAAGCTGCTCATCATCGATGAGGTCGGCTACATCCCGTTCGACTCCGACGCCGCCAACCTGTTCTTCCAGCTTGTGGCCCACCGCTACGAGCAGGGCTCGATCCTGGTGACCTCGAACATGCCATTCGGCCGCTGGGGTGAGATCTTCGCCGATGACATCGTCGCCGCCGCGATGATCGACCGTCTCGTCCACCACGCCGAGGTACTGACCCTCGGCGGCCAGTCCTACCGGACCAAAGCACGACGAGACCTCATGACCGCACAGACCAACAACCAGAGGGGTCAGAATTCGCCCGTCACGTAG
- a CDS encoding ATP-binding protein, producing MTALDIETKRKLREMGAHPMLEAIEAQDDNHVFGMTFEDRMQLVVDHAHEAFNHSKVDGLIRRAGLRYPGADLRRVHLIEERGLNRAMIAQLATCSFIERQQNVVFQGFTGSGKSYLGCALAKQACQHRIRAHYIRMPDLEEAWALARDKPQGQMKFLKKYAAFSLLVIDEWLLDHPDDGMRSMLLELLERRYDTGSTVFCTQYAKKDWHQRLGSGVHADAIMDRIVHNTLWIDTGTHNMREHAAANQ from the coding sequence GTGACCGCGCTCGACATCGAGACCAAGCGCAAGCTCCGCGAAATGGGCGCCCACCCGATGCTGGAGGCGATCGAGGCCCAAGATGACAACCACGTGTTCGGCATGACGTTCGAGGACCGGATGCAGCTGGTGGTCGACCATGCCCACGAGGCGTTCAATCACTCCAAGGTCGACGGGCTCATCCGCCGGGCCGGGCTCCGGTATCCGGGCGCTGACCTGCGGCGAGTTCACCTGATCGAAGAGCGAGGCCTGAATCGGGCGATGATCGCTCAGCTGGCGACCTGCTCGTTCATCGAGCGCCAGCAGAACGTGGTGTTCCAGGGCTTCACCGGCTCGGGCAAGTCCTACCTCGGCTGCGCCCTGGCAAAGCAGGCCTGCCAGCACCGGATCCGGGCGCACTACATCCGGATGCCCGACCTCGAAGAGGCCTGGGCGCTGGCCAGGGACAAGCCCCAGGGGCAGATGAAGTTCCTCAAGAAGTACGCCGCGTTCTCTCTCCTGGTGATCGACGAATGGTTGCTCGACCACCCCGATGACGGGATGCGCAGCATGCTGCTGGAGCTGCTCGAGCGCCGCTACGACACCGGATCCACGGTCTTCTGCACCCAGTACGCCAAGAAAGACTGGCACCAACGCCTCGGCTCCGGGGTGCACGCCGACGCCATCATGGACCGCATCGTCCACAACACCCTCTGGATCGACACCGGCACGCACAACATGCGCGAACACGCCGCCGCGAACCAGTAG